The DNA region CCCTCTCCTGGGCGCGCTCGCCGCGGCCTTTTTTTCCGTCTGGTGGGCGGCGGCCCTTCTCGCCCTGCTCACGGTCTTCATGATCCAGTTCTTTCGCGACCCCGACCGCACCGGCGCGGCCCCGGCCGAGTGCGTGCTCTCCCCCGCCGACGGCACGGTCCTGACGGTCGGCGACGCGCCCCCCGGCGAAGCGGCCGCGGAGCTCTCGCGGAAGGTCGTCGTGTTCATGTCGGTGTTCAACTGCCACGTCAATCGCTCCCCGATCTCGGGCACGATATCGCGCTACACGTACACGCCGGGAAAGAAGCTCGCCGCCTTCTCGCCGAAGGCGTCGCTCGACAACGAGCAGAACATGATCGACATGGCCGGCGACGGGCGGCGCGTCGTCTTCAAGCAGATCGCGGGCGCGCTCGCGCGGCGGATCGTCTTTCGCAAGAAACCGGGCGACCACTGCGCGCGCGGGGAGCGGATCGGGATGATCCGCTTCGGGTCGCGGGTCGACGTCTTCGTCCCCGCGGAGGCGGCCGTCGCGGTCAAGCCCGGCGACAAGGTGAAAGCGGGCCTCTCGGTACTCGCCCGGTTCCCGGAGGGGCGGTGACCGACGCCGCCGAGCCGCGCCCGCGCCTCCCGCGGCGCGGCCTGTACGTGCTCCCGACCCTCTTCACGGTCGGCAATCTCTTCTGCGGTTATCTGTCGATCTGGAACGCGATCCAGGGGAACTTCGAGTGGTCGGCCGGGCTCATCTTCATCGCCGCGCTCGCCGACGGGCTCGACGGGCGGGTCGCGCGGCTCACGAACACCGCCTCGGAGTTCGGAGAACAGTACGACTCGCTCGCCGACGTGATCTCGTTCGGG from Thermoanaerobaculia bacterium includes:
- a CDS encoding phosphatidylserine decarboxylase family protein, which produces MRIPIAGEGAPFIALPLLGALAAAFFSVWWAAALLALLTVFMIQFFRDPDRTGAAPAECVLSPADGTVLTVGDAPPGEAAAELSRKVVVFMSVFNCHVNRSPISGTISRYTYTPGKKLAAFSPKASLDNEQNMIDMAGDGRRVVFKQIAGALARRIVFRKKPGDHCARGERIGMIRFGSRVDVFVPAEAAVAVKPGDKVKAGLSVLARFPEGR